A genomic window from Tolypothrix sp. PCC 7910 includes:
- a CDS encoding DUF6671 family protein, giving the protein MNYQHFFHNRLAILATMHHKEKTIAPILEELNIQIVVPQDFNTDIFGTFTREIKRLGTQIEAARLKAEKALELTGENLAIASEGSFAPHPYIPYVYSNREIVILLDKENDLEIVGEELSLETNFNHQIVENFAAAYDFALKVGFPEHGLVVSCQELPQDSREIIKGITTKEKLVEAINWALNNSPNGKVHLETDMRALYNPTRMKNIAKATQNLLKKIKSQCPQCFTPGFDITERIKGLPCEICATPTNLLLSVVYQCKKCGFSQEKLFPEGREFADPAQCMYCNP; this is encoded by the coding sequence ATGAATTATCAGCATTTTTTTCACAATCGTTTGGCAATACTAGCAACCATGCATCACAAAGAGAAAACTATTGCCCCTATATTGGAAGAGTTAAATATACAAATTGTAGTCCCACAGGATTTTAATACTGATATTTTTGGGACATTTACTAGAGAAATAAAACGCCTAGGAACTCAAATTGAGGCAGCTAGGTTAAAAGCAGAAAAAGCACTAGAATTAACAGGTGAAAATTTAGCGATCGCTAGTGAAGGTAGCTTTGCACCTCATCCTTATATCCCTTATGTTTACTCTAATCGCGAAATCGTCATTTTATTAGATAAAGAAAACGACTTAGAAATTGTTGGCGAAGAATTATCATTAGAAACTAATTTTAATCATCAGATAGTAGAAAATTTCGCAGCGGCCTATGATTTTGCATTAAAAGTTGGCTTTCCTGAACATGGATTAGTTGTGAGTTGTCAGGAATTACCTCAAGATAGTAGAGAGATAATTAAAGGTATTACTACCAAAGAAAAACTTGTAGAAGCAATAAATTGGGCGTTAAATAATTCTCCCAATGGTAAAGTGCATCTGGAAACCGATATGCGCGCACTTTATAACCCCACCCGGATGAAAAATATTGCCAAAGCTACCCAGAACTTATTAAAAAAGATAAAAAGCCAATGTCCACAATGTTTTACGCCTGGATTTGATATTACAGAACGGATCAAAGGCTTACCCTGTGAAATTTGTGCTACACCTACAAATTTGTTGCTGTCTGTAGTTTATCAATGCAAAAAATGCGGTTTCAGCCAAGAAAAATTGTTCCCTGAGGGTAGAGAGTTTGCAGATCCGGCGCAATGTATGTATTGCAACCCGTAG
- a CDS encoding DUF4082 domain-containing protein: MQLFQRHNYRKLKRIIGIVLLAVFLHVGISLISGFLPANTNMNLASAQLAPQTQTYTIFCQRTPINSIEQDSSPVEVGVKFFADVDGEINAIRFYRGIAIDSGYIVHLWNANGELLRQGMAVEGQQPTPGWQTVQLYPPVPIQAGQTYVASYYASQGQYAQDMEYFKTAVNISPLHIPADSIENPNGVYFYAKGGGFPTQGHHGSNYWVDVVFKPNTSKPTSY; encoded by the coding sequence ATGCAGCTTTTTCAACGTCACAACTACCGCAAATTGAAACGTATTATCGGCATTGTTCTACTAGCTGTATTTCTGCATGTTGGTATAAGTTTAATATCTGGGTTTTTGCCTGCTAATACAAATATGAATTTGGCTTCAGCACAATTAGCGCCACAAACGCAAACTTACACAATTTTTTGTCAGAGAACACCAATTAACTCTATTGAACAGGATTCCAGCCCAGTAGAAGTAGGAGTAAAGTTCTTTGCCGATGTTGATGGTGAGATTAATGCTATTCGCTTCTACCGAGGTATAGCTATTGATAGTGGGTACATAGTTCACTTATGGAATGCCAATGGTGAATTACTCAGACAAGGAATGGCTGTAGAGGGACAGCAGCCTACACCTGGTTGGCAAACAGTCCAGTTATATCCACCTGTCCCTATTCAGGCAGGACAAACTTATGTTGCCTCATACTACGCAAGTCAAGGGCAATATGCTCAAGACATGGAATACTTCAAAACTGCTGTCAATATTAGCCCATTACATATTCCCGCCGACAGCATAGAAAATCCTAATGGTGTGTATTTTTATGCTAAAGGAGGCGGTTTTCCCACTCAAGGGCATCACGGCAGTAATTACTGGGTAGATGTCGTTTTTAAACCAAATACGAGCAAACCAACATCATACTAA
- a CDS encoding chloride channel protein, protein MPLPVLTQRFRRLWQPRRGLAIAQASVIGIVAALSAVFLKVGSGWLGTWRVHTTHLFPVWLALPLVGMSLGYVSGWLVERFAPEASGSGIPQVKASLANVPITLSWRVAAVKLFSAIIALGSGMTLGRQGPTVQVGAGLAAGMSRWVPTSPDYRRQMIAAGAGAGLAAAFNAPIAGVLFIVEELLQDLSGLTLGTAIIASFIGGVISRLLGGGSLDLNLHLAQSQSQFSIPEIPFFLLLGILAGLFGALFHQGLVFSIKTYRRLHVSLPLRVALAGFVSGCVIAILPASFRDNTGLREYFITGDANALLAAIAFVAQFVLTLIAFGSGAPGGLFAPSLILGSCLGHIIGVFESQILGGGLPTTYALAGMGGFFCAVSKVPITAIVIVFEMTTDFNLVLPLMIVCVASYLVAEKVVPGSLYEKLLLLKGITLACNVPVESVMRTLTANNVMQQRVETLDVEMSAEEAIQAFSRSHHRGFPVVEEGKLVGIITQSDLLKIRDRNIPNDTPLREIMTPSPITVTPKHNLSNVLYLLDRYQISRLPVVEGRKLIGIITRADIIRAEADYLNCENAKPGPQPEPSYVVYQTRAPNVGRGRLLVTVANPETAATLLQMAAAIARDRHYEIECVQVILVSRHSSPTETQVRTAKSRRLLRQAEVLAKKWRIPLHTQIRVAHDVAQAILETINERHIDLILMGWKGNTSTPGRIFGTVVDSIIRQATCDVMLVKLGNSQQSTVNSQQSFNRWLVPMAGGPNARMAIKLLPALVTLGDDPLIRLTRVFKPSELEPDMTILEQSIRQLIHHRKLSSTVIACPVEADSVSQGVINLVKTEGYDVVVLGASREGLLQQAIQGNIPEAIASGVESTVILVRGAITHS, encoded by the coding sequence ATGCCGCTCCCTGTTCTGACTCAGCGCTTTCGTAGACTGTGGCAGCCAAGAAGAGGTTTAGCGATCGCACAAGCATCTGTGATCGGTATTGTCGCTGCCTTATCGGCAGTTTTTTTGAAGGTGGGATCGGGATGGTTGGGGACATGGCGAGTCCATACGACTCACTTGTTTCCCGTATGGTTGGCGTTACCTTTAGTGGGTATGAGTTTGGGGTATGTCTCTGGCTGGTTGGTAGAAAGGTTTGCGCCAGAGGCTTCAGGTAGCGGTATTCCGCAAGTCAAAGCTTCGTTGGCTAATGTGCCTATAACTTTATCTTGGCGTGTGGCAGCTGTAAAGCTATTCAGCGCCATTATTGCTTTGGGTTCTGGTATGACTCTCGGACGGCAAGGCCCCACTGTGCAAGTCGGTGCAGGTTTGGCAGCTGGGATGAGTCGTTGGGTTCCCACCTCTCCAGATTACCGCCGACAGATGATTGCAGCAGGTGCGGGTGCAGGTTTGGCAGCTGCGTTTAATGCACCGATCGCAGGTGTGTTGTTTATCGTGGAAGAGTTACTCCAAGATTTATCGGGGCTAACTCTGGGAACTGCAATTATCGCCTCGTTTATTGGTGGGGTAATCTCTCGTTTATTGGGTGGCGGTAGTCTAGACTTAAACCTGCATTTAGCTCAATCCCAAAGTCAATTTTCTATCCCAGAAATTCCTTTTTTCCTACTGTTGGGTATCTTAGCTGGATTGTTCGGGGCATTATTTCATCAGGGTTTAGTTTTTAGTATCAAAACTTATCGCCGATTACACGTTAGTTTACCGCTCAGAGTGGCTTTAGCAGGTTTTGTCTCTGGTTGTGTCATCGCTATCCTACCCGCTTCTTTTCGTGATAATACTGGGCTAAGAGAATATTTTATTACAGGTGATGCCAATGCTTTATTAGCGGCGATCGCATTTGTAGCGCAGTTCGTTCTTACCTTGATCGCCTTTGGTTCCGGCGCACCTGGAGGCTTATTTGCACCTAGCCTCATTTTGGGTTCTTGTTTAGGTCACATCATTGGTGTATTTGAGTCCCAAATTTTAGGAGGCGGTTTACCTACTACCTACGCTTTGGCGGGAATGGGCGGATTTTTTTGCGCTGTTTCTAAAGTCCCCATCACAGCGATTGTGATTGTGTTTGAAATGACTACCGATTTCAACCTAGTGCTACCTTTAATGATTGTTTGTGTAGCATCTTACTTGGTTGCTGAGAAAGTAGTTCCTGGTTCGCTTTACGAGAAGCTTTTACTGTTAAAAGGTATCACTCTTGCTTGTAATGTTCCTGTAGAAAGCGTCATGCGAACATTAACAGCTAATAATGTGATGCAACAACGTGTGGAAACTCTGGATGTGGAAATGAGTGCAGAGGAAGCTATCCAAGCATTTTCACGTTCTCATCATCGAGGATTTCCCGTAGTCGAAGAAGGCAAGCTAGTAGGAATTATTACTCAATCAGATTTACTCAAAATCCGCGATCGCAATATCCCAAATGATACGCCTTTACGGGAGATTATGACACCCAGCCCGATCACGGTCACACCAAAACACAACTTGAGTAATGTGTTGTATTTGCTGGATCGTTATCAAATTAGCCGCTTACCAGTAGTGGAAGGGCGAAAACTGATTGGCATTATTACCCGTGCAGATATTATTCGTGCGGAAGCCGACTATCTCAACTGTGAGAATGCTAAACCAGGGCCGCAACCGGAACCATCTTATGTAGTTTACCAAACGCGAGCGCCCAACGTTGGCAGAGGTAGATTACTCGTCACAGTTGCTAACCCCGAAACAGCAGCGACTTTATTACAAATGGCAGCTGCGATCGCCCGCGATCGCCATTATGAAATCGAGTGTGTGCAAGTCATTTTAGTCTCGCGCCACAGTTCCCCCACCGAAACCCAAGTTAGAACAGCCAAAAGCCGCCGCTTACTCAGACAAGCAGAAGTATTAGCTAAAAAGTGGCGTATTCCTTTACATACACAAATTCGCGTCGCCCATGATGTCGCCCAAGCTATTTTAGAGACAATCAACGAGCGTCACATTGACCTAATTTTGATGGGTTGGAAAGGTAACACATCTACCCCAGGTAGGATTTTTGGCACCGTTGTCGATAGCATCATTCGCCAAGCTACTTGCGATGTGATGTTAGTCAAATTAGGTAACAGTCAACAGTCAACAGTCAACAGTCAACAGTCATTCAACCGTTGGTTAGTACCTATGGCTGGTGGCCCTAATGCCAGGATGGCGATTAAATTACTTCCCGCTTTAGTGACATTAGGAGACGATCCCCTCATCCGCCTCACCAGGGTATTTAAACCATCAGAATTAGAACCAGACATGACAATTTTAGAACAGTCTATCCGCCAGCTAATTCACCACCGCAAATTATCTAGTACTGTAATTGCTTGCCCAGTTGAAGCTGATTCAGTTTCTCAAGGAGTGATTAACCTAGTGAAAACCGAGGGTTACGATGTAGTAGTTTTAGGTGCTTCCCGAGAAGGGTTATTACAGCAGGCAATTCAAGGTAATATTCCCGAAGCGATCGCTTCTGGTGTAGAAAGTACAGTCATTTTGGTGAGGGGTGCAATTACTCACAGTTAA
- a CDS encoding DUF6803 family protein, producing the protein MNMTHYMELLATNQPWNLLIFMALPVILAETIAVSELYILFTRDLHGRVRKINKFAGIVVGCYFLVIFFYLFFKAVIPITVAGEWRTIIDVIAVAFYLLGVIPLFGISLLEFGALGKYKGEEWKLKLHAKFVALFLIVAHIAMIFGMLSPSLLDAGVHLHQM; encoded by the coding sequence ATGAATATGACACACTATATGGAACTTTTGGCAACCAATCAGCCTTGGAATCTGCTCATATTTATGGCTTTACCTGTAATTTTAGCAGAGACAATTGCTGTATCTGAACTATATATTTTGTTTACCCGCGATTTACATGGAAGAGTTAGAAAAATCAATAAATTTGCGGGGATTGTTGTTGGCTGTTATTTTCTAGTTATCTTCTTCTATCTATTTTTTAAAGCTGTTATTCCCATTACAGTAGCGGGAGAATGGCGAACAATTATTGATGTCATCGCTGTCGCATTTTATTTATTAGGTGTTATTCCTTTATTTGGTATCAGCCTCTTAGAATTTGGTGCGCTGGGCAAATATAAAGGTGAAGAATGGAAACTCAAACTCCACGCTAAATTTGTAGCCTTATTTTTGATTGTGGCGCATATTGCGATGATATTTGGAATGCTTAGTCCTTCTCTTCTAGATGCAGGCGTTCATTTGCATCAAATGTAA
- a CDS encoding serine hydrolase, protein MIIDEYIQEMMLENQLPGLSVAVVREGEAVLVQGYGLANLEHSVPATAHTAYEIASIGKTFTATAIMMLVEEEVISLEDAIAIYLDDLPLAWQSVTIKQIMSHQSGIPSYTDAPNYWEITHLDLDKSEILALVNHLPLKFPPGEFSTYDNTGYYLLGLLLEQVTGKSYGELLSDRIFTPLGMNATLMHHPRDIVPHRAAGYRLINGKLINKPYYSPSVTYSAGGQLSSVADLVKWEQALCNATLLKQSTLDLMWTPHPPHQGNDWEQLRYVAGLGWWVLNYGDRRVVGHNGSILGFASNITRFIDDRITVILLCNLEQIYRPDAIAKEIAGYYCPELNKLALQPPLV, encoded by the coding sequence ATGATAATTGACGAGTACATCCAAGAGATGATGCTTGAGAACCAACTTCCGGGACTCTCTGTAGCGGTAGTTCGAGAGGGTGAAGCTGTTTTGGTTCAAGGCTATGGGTTGGCGAATTTGGAACATTCCGTACCAGCAACCGCACACACCGCTTATGAAATTGCTTCTATTGGGAAAACTTTCACTGCTACAGCAATAATGATGTTGGTAGAGGAAGAGGTAATTTCCTTAGAGGATGCGATCGCAATTTATCTCGATGACTTACCGTTAGCTTGGCAAAGTGTGACAATCAAACAAATTATGTCTCACCAATCAGGGATTCCCAGCTATACTGATGCGCCAAACTACTGGGAAATTACTCACCTGGATTTAGATAAATCGGAAATTTTGGCTTTAGTGAATCATCTACCCCTGAAGTTTCCCCCAGGTGAGTTTAGCACCTATGACAATACAGGCTATTACTTGTTGGGCTTGTTGCTAGAACAGGTAACAGGAAAATCTTATGGAGAGTTATTGAGCGATCGCATTTTTACTCCTTTAGGAATGAATGCAACTCTCATGCATCATCCCAGGGATATTGTGCCACACCGGGCTGCTGGCTATCGCTTGATTAATGGCAAGCTGATTAATAAACCTTACTACAGCCCATCGGTTACCTATTCAGCTGGTGGTCAACTTTCTAGTGTGGCAGATTTGGTGAAGTGGGAACAAGCACTGTGCAATGCAACTTTGCTGAAGCAATCAACCCTAGATTTAATGTGGACTCCCCATCCTCCCCATCAAGGTAATGATTGGGAACAACTGAGATATGTTGCTGGTTTGGGTTGGTGGGTATTAAATTATGGTGACCGTCGAGTAGTTGGTCACAATGGATCAATTTTAGGCTTCGCCAGCAACATCACCCGCTTCATTGATGACAGAATTACTGTAATTTTGTTGTGCAATTTAGAGCAAATTTATCGACCAGATGCGATCGCAAAAGAAATTGCTGGATACTATTGTCCAGAATTAAATAAACTTGCGCTTCAGCCGCCATTAGTTTGA
- a CDS encoding CHAT domain-containing protein — translation MKHKFLNKKIFLPNFGLSSSRKIKFYWLFALSIILTILLVTKDIPVIAHQSYLTEQYYISQQPNNNLDLLQQGKNYYQKGQYTEAAKVWEQVLKSYQDNQEVVSQVQVLNYLALVYKDLGKTQKAQTTIAESINLLKTGKTSDIQSNLLLAQALNTQGTIQLIQGQTETAIDTWKQAAAIYEGAGDKTGKFISQINQAQGLQTLGQYRRAKTLLEELVAELQSQPDSLLKAQGLRSLGVALQTIGDLAQSKTILEKSLAISKQFKSSKDVSAVVFSLGNVAKDLAEYDMAINNYQEAVNLSPEIQGKLSAKLNQLSVVVKLQRWEAVESLILAIDNNLAQLAASRPAIYSRINFAETLMIIEREIQSGKATLKSDTAKIAQLLATAIQQAREIKDFRSEAYALQELGKLYQENSQLVEAKKLTQQAQNIAQEMNAADLLALTATQSGAIAKAQGDIDSAIAAYETAFNNIQSLRGDLVAISTDVQFDFKESIEPIYREYVGLLLEKGDNQKNLKQARQVIEALQIAELDNYFKDACVDNYPVNIDQIDVQAAVIYPIILSDRLEVILSIPNQPLHHYSTKLVKRQVETTLRHLYSYMSRGYIREESFRLSQRVYKWLIAPAEAKLNSNNVKTLVFVLDGLLRNLPMSALHDGDRYLIEKYNIALSPGLQLFPQGLQRKKLDILAAGLTEARQGFSSLPAVTGEIKEVTKEFPAKTLLNQDFTRDKFKKELDSQSFPIVHLATHGQFSSNPQETFLLTWSDRISILDFDRLFQKRRLGILEPVELLVMSACQTAAGDNRATLGLAGLALRSGAKSTIASLWSVNDESTANLMKEFYQQLNNPQLSKAEALRQAQIKIMANPLYQHPYFWASFVLVGNWL, via the coding sequence ATGAAACATAAATTTTTAAATAAAAAAATCTTTTTGCCAAATTTTGGTTTATCTTCCAGCAGAAAAATCAAGTTTTACTGGCTTTTTGCACTCAGTATTATCCTGACTATACTCTTAGTTACAAAGGATATTCCTGTTATTGCTCATCAATCTTATCTAACAGAGCAATATTATATATCTCAACAACCAAATAATAATTTAGACTTATTACAGCAGGGCAAGAATTATTATCAAAAAGGGCAATATACAGAAGCAGCTAAAGTATGGGAACAGGTGCTGAAGTCTTATCAAGATAATCAAGAAGTTGTTAGCCAGGTGCAAGTGCTGAATTATTTAGCATTGGTATATAAAGATTTAGGAAAAACTCAAAAAGCTCAAACTACAATTGCAGAAAGTATTAATTTACTCAAAACTGGGAAAACCTCGGATATTCAGAGTAATTTACTGTTAGCGCAGGCTTTAAATACCCAAGGAACAATTCAACTAATACAAGGACAAACAGAGACAGCTATTGATACCTGGAAGCAAGCTGCAGCCATATATGAAGGTGCTGGAGATAAAACAGGTAAATTTATCAGTCAAATTAATCAAGCACAGGGTTTACAAACTTTAGGACAATATCGCCGTGCCAAAACGCTGTTAGAGGAATTGGTAGCAGAATTACAAAGTCAGCCTGATAGTTTACTGAAAGCGCAAGGTTTAAGAAGTTTAGGTGTGGCTTTGCAAACTATTGGTGATTTGGCACAATCAAAAACAATTTTAGAAAAAAGTTTGGCAATTAGTAAACAATTTAAATCGTCAAAAGATGTGAGTGCTGTTGTATTTAGTTTAGGTAATGTCGCCAAAGATTTAGCAGAATATGACATGGCGATAAACAATTACCAAGAAGCAGTTAATTTATCTCCTGAAATTCAAGGAAAATTATCAGCAAAATTAAATCAGTTAAGCGTAGTAGTTAAACTCCAAAGATGGGAAGCAGTAGAATCGCTCATTCTCGCAATCGACAATAATCTGGCTCAACTTGCTGCTAGTCGTCCAGCTATTTATTCGCGGATAAATTTTGCAGAAACTTTGATGATAATAGAGCGAGAAATACAGAGTGGAAAAGCAACTTTAAAATCTGATACTGCTAAAATCGCGCAATTATTAGCAACAGCTATTCAACAAGCCAGAGAAATTAAAGATTTTCGTTCTGAAGCCTATGCTTTGCAAGAATTAGGTAAACTCTACCAAGAAAATAGCCAGTTAGTAGAGGCGAAAAAACTCACACAACAAGCTCAAAATATTGCTCAAGAAATGAATGCGGCTGATTTATTGGCTTTAACAGCGACACAATCAGGCGCAATAGCCAAAGCACAAGGAGATATTGATAGTGCGATCGCAGCCTATGAAACTGCCTTTAATAACATACAATCCCTCAGAGGCGATTTAGTTGCTATCAGTACCGATGTGCAATTTGATTTTAAAGAAAGCATTGAACCGATATATCGAGAATATGTAGGGTTGTTGTTAGAAAAGGGTGATAATCAAAAAAATCTCAAACAAGCACGTCAGGTAATTGAAGCGCTACAAATAGCTGAATTGGATAACTACTTTAAAGACGCTTGTGTAGATAATTATCCTGTGAATATCGATCAAATTGACGTGCAAGCAGCTGTTATCTACCCAATTATTTTAAGCGATCGCTTAGAAGTCATCCTTTCCATTCCCAATCAACCTTTGCATCACTACAGTACAAAACTGGTAAAAAGGCAAGTTGAAACTACATTGAGACATCTTTATTCATATATGTCCCGTGGTTATATTCGGGAAGAAAGTTTCCGTCTGTCTCAAAGAGTTTATAAATGGCTGATTGCACCTGCAGAAGCGAAACTGAATAGCAATAACGTCAAAACCTTAGTATTTGTGCTAGATGGTTTATTACGCAACTTACCAATGTCTGCACTTCACGATGGCGATCGCTACTTGATAGAAAAATATAACATTGCTCTCAGTCCTGGGTTACAATTATTCCCTCAAGGATTGCAACGCAAAAAACTTGATATATTAGCGGCGGGATTAACAGAAGCACGTCAAGGCTTTAGTTCCTTACCTGCGGTAACCGGAGAAATTAAAGAAGTAACTAAAGAATTTCCGGCTAAAACCTTGCTAAACCAAGATTTTACTCGCGATAAATTCAAAAAAGAACTCGATAGTCAATCATTCCCCATCGTTCATCTAGCAACGCATGGTCAATTTAGTTCTAATCCCCAGGAAACTTTCTTACTCACATGGAGCGATCGCATTTCTATTTTAGATTTTGATCGGTTATTCCAAAAAAGAAGGCTAGGAATTTTAGAGCCAGTGGAACTGTTGGTGATGAGTGCTTGTCAAACAGCAGCCGGTGATAATCGCGCCACTTTAGGGTTAGCTGGGTTAGCTTTGCGATCGGGTGCTAAAAGTACAATTGCTAGTTTATGGTCAGTTAATGATGAATCAACTGCTAATTTAATGAAAGAATTTTATCAACAGTTGAATAACCCGCAACTTAGCAAAGCGGAAGCATTAAGACAAGCACAAATAAAAATTATGGCTAATCCCTTATATCAACATCCCTATTTTTGGGCTTCTTTCGTATTGGTAGGTAATTGGTTATAA
- a CDS encoding alpha-amylase family glycosyl hydrolase — translation MVQISSAKSEIEAQATKAAAGFHTDTVTSETISDVEFLFTRAIEFRQETIYFIIVDRFNDGDPSNNPGAHPELYDSTKQKWGKYWGGDLQGIIDKLDYLKNLGVTAIWISPLFEQVEALQFDNAAMHGYWTKDFKRINPRFLATHDDNSLFRCSTFDTLIAGLHERGMKLILDIVCNHSSPDVNGEKGKLYEDGVLIADYYNDVNNWYYHNPEITDWENEEQLLYYEMAGLATFNESNPDYRHYIKTAIKQWLDRGVDALRVDTVKHMPIWFWQEFNSDIQTHKPSVFTFGEWGFSNPNKSSSIKFANESGMSILDFGLCGAIREALAQGLPGGFHLIQDILNLDYLYNTATELITFIDNHDMPRFQSLNPDPALLRLAIAFIMTSRGIPCIYYGTEQYLHNDTNGGNDPYNRPMMEKWDTETELYQDMQLLSKLRRLNPAVSLGSQKQKYITDDVYCYLRSYRDYRCFVAMNKGAATTINVDHTELEDGEYNCIVTKRQIEVKNGKILGLKLDAKELIVLSYLGERVKGKTIVRAQVNGLKTQPGDTVVVIGDCPELGDWDISKAYALEYINENTWFGEIPFNESAGKAICYKYALWRKNQPPLRENLVSRRWILSEQGTVKWRDTWAS, via the coding sequence ATGGTGCAAATTTCTTCAGCCAAGTCTGAGATTGAAGCTCAAGCTACTAAAGCTGCTGCGGGGTTTCATACTGATACAGTTACATCCGAAACAATCTCAGATGTTGAGTTTCTCTTTACCAGAGCAATTGAATTTCGCCAAGAAACAATTTACTTTATCATTGTAGACCGATTTAATGATGGAGACCCTAGTAATAATCCAGGCGCTCATCCTGAACTGTACGATTCCACTAAGCAAAAGTGGGGTAAATATTGGGGTGGAGATTTGCAAGGAATTATTGACAAGCTAGATTATCTGAAAAATCTCGGAGTTACAGCTATTTGGATTTCACCACTATTTGAGCAAGTAGAAGCATTACAGTTTGACAATGCGGCGATGCATGGCTACTGGACAAAGGATTTTAAACGCATTAATCCCAGGTTTTTAGCTACTCATGACGATAATTCTTTATTTAGATGTAGCACCTTTGATACCTTAATTGCTGGCTTGCATGAGCGAGGTATGAAGCTCATTTTAGATATTGTCTGTAATCACAGTAGCCCAGATGTGAATGGGGAAAAAGGTAAACTTTACGAAGATGGTGTATTAATTGCCGATTATTATAATGATGTTAATAATTGGTATTACCATAATCCCGAAATTACTGATTGGGAAAACGAAGAGCAATTATTATATTACGAAATGGCAGGGTTAGCAACTTTCAATGAAAGTAATCCTGATTATCGCCATTATATTAAAACAGCAATTAAGCAATGGTTAGACCGAGGCGTTGATGCTTTACGAGTTGATACAGTCAAGCATATGCCGATTTGGTTTTGGCAAGAATTTAATAGTGATATCCAAACTCATAAACCTTCTGTATTTACCTTTGGTGAATGGGGTTTTAGTAATCCAAATAAGAGTAGCTCAATTAAATTTGCTAACGAGTCTGGAATGTCAATTTTAGACTTTGGTTTATGTGGTGCAATTCGCGAAGCTTTAGCACAAGGATTACCAGGCGGATTTCATTTAATTCAAGATATTTTAAACCTTGATTATCTCTACAATACAGCGACAGAATTGATTACCTTTATTGATAATCATGATATGCCGCGCTTTCAAAGCCTCAATCCAGATCCAGCACTGTTGCGGTTAGCGATCGCATTCATTATGACTAGTCGCGGAATTCCTTGTATTTATTACGGGACTGAGCAATATCTCCATAACGATACTAATGGCGGTAACGATCCTTATAATCGTCCCATGATGGAAAAATGGGACACAGAAACAGAGCTTTACCAGGATATGCAATTATTATCTAAATTGCGGCGTTTAAATCCTGCTGTTTCTTTGGGTAGTCAAAAACAAAAATACATTACCGATGATGTCTATTGTTATTTGCGGAGTTATCGAGATTATCGCTGTTTTGTAGCGATGAATAAAGGTGCTGCCACTACTATTAATGTGGATCATACAGAATTAGAAGACGGGGAATATAACTGTATTGTCACCAAGCGTCAAATTGAAGTCAAAAATGGCAAAATTTTAGGGCTGAAATTGGATGCAAAAGAGTTAATTGTTCTCAGCTATTTAGGTGAGCGAGTCAAAGGGAAAACCATTGTGAGAGCGCAGGTGAATGGCTTAAAGACACAGCCTGGCGATACAGTTGTCGTAATTGGTGATTGTCCAGAGTTAGGCGATTGGGATATTAGCAAAGCTTACGCTTTAGAATATATAAATGAAAACACTTGGTTTGGGGAAATTCCATTTAATGAAAGTGCGGGCAAAGCCATATGTTATAAATATGCTCTATGGCGAAAAAATCAACCACCATTGCGCGAAAATCTTGTTAGCCGTCGCTGGATTTTAAGCGAGCAAGGTACTGTTAAATGGCGTGACACTTGGGCGAGTTAA
- the hemJ gene encoding protoporphyrinogen oxidase HemJ: MAYSWFKAFHIIGFVVWFAGLFYLVRLFIYHVEANQEAEPARTILKNQYQIMEKRLYNIITTPGMLVTVAMAIGLLSTEPDVLKEGWLHIKLLFVTLLIGYHHYCSRLMKKLAVDECRWNSQQLRALNEAPTVMLMVIVLLAVFKNNLPTDITAWVIFASIILMAVTIQLYAKKRKRDKEKLEAQIGQVVQEQG; this comes from the coding sequence ATGGCTTATTCTTGGTTTAAAGCTTTTCATATCATTGGCTTTGTAGTTTGGTTTGCTGGGTTATTTTACCTAGTGCGTCTTTTTATCTATCACGTTGAAGCAAACCAAGAAGCAGAACCAGCACGCACGATACTGAAAAATCAGTATCAAATTATGGAAAAACGCCTCTACAATATCATCACTACCCCAGGAATGTTAGTGACGGTAGCAATGGCAATTGGTTTACTTAGTACTGAACCAGATGTATTAAAAGAGGGTTGGTTACATATCAAACTATTGTTTGTTACTCTCTTAATTGGCTATCATCATTACTGCTCTCGCCTCATGAAAAAATTAGCAGTAGATGAATGCCGTTGGAATAGTCAACAGTTACGTGCTTTAAATGAAGCGCCTACAGTGATGTTGATGGTGATTGTATTACTGGCTGTGTTCAAAAATAATCTGCCTACTGATATCACCGCTTGGGTTATTTTTGCATCGATTATTTTAATGGCAGTGACTATTCAGCTTTACGCTAAAAAACGCAAACGCGATAAAGAAAAGCTAGAAGCACAAATAGGCCAGGTTGTACAAGAACAAGGCTAA